One Panicum virgatum strain AP13 chromosome 3N, P.virgatum_v5, whole genome shotgun sequence DNA segment encodes these proteins:
- the LOC120667509 gene encoding exonuclease V, chloroplastic-like produces MDCSDELIFVFEINWQSAAIRETTSRFLRLRCTPPPPPRRGLGQRSSVEVVASSGNEEMAFIAAAAAGARLLSSAGRRAAAPLTNASYSTAGPSASDIEDSPLPRMSRLAQFRERRALAVTDITATEWCEKKMEFELKHGKPERTEAMKAGSDRHAQLEHEVFQRVDIAHSHRSSRNDGSRNEERGTRNDAWDGILHCGNENVLYSHQNGVPGTWNAPSFHDPGDYDITIRSVEESWAVKFVSFIEGTNRLMLEDELKDVAREIPVFGVIEGTWIIGIIDEIRMHMDGISVQPILIDTKTRAKPTIPSEPQKRNGRLQLMCYKYLWDSLIAKKFPAENFFSYFDLDPNYLLSDHIKWYTNSLGVNAKTLEDVVKYFKITCHSLGCLRSREQLLLRYEFQEDHSLLDEYQFTYDAKWFKDQIQGVLSFWQGSREPRFVTEEERWKCDNSICKFAPICPMIASSSKR; encoded by the exons ATGGACTGTAGTGACGAATTGATATTTGTGTTCGAAATCAACTGGCAGTCTG CCGCGATCCGCGAAACAACTAGCCGATTCCTCCGGCTCCGATGCActcctccccctccgccgcgccgcggcctaGGTCAGAGGAGCTCCGTGGAGGTCGTCGCCTCGTCGGGCAACGAGGAGATGGCGTTtatcgccgccgctgcagcgggGGCccggctcctctcctccgccggccgccgcgccgccgcgccgctcacgAACGCGTCCTACTCGACCGCCGGTCCCTCCGCCAGCGACATTGAGGACTCCCCTCTGCCGCGAATGTCGCGTCTCGCCCAGTTCCGGGAGCGCCGCGCACTCGCCGTCACCGACATCACTGCCACG GAATGGTGCGAGAAAAAGATGGAATTCGAGCTCAAACACGGCAAGCCGGAGAGGACCGAGGCCATGAAGGCAGGTTCGGACCGCCATGCGCAGCTCGAGCATGAG GTTTTTCAAAGAGTGGATATCGCCCATAGTCACCGAAGTTCCCGGAATGACGGATCAAGGAACGAGGAACGGGGAACGAGGAACGACGCTTGGGATGGAATTTTACACTGCGGGAACGAAAATGTTCTCTATTCCCATCAGAATGGAGTTCCCGGAACGTGGAACGCACCCTCGTTCCACGATCCCGGTGACTATGATATCACCATTAGATCTGTGGAAGAATCATGGGCAGTCAAATTCGTGAGCTTCATCGAAGGAACAAACCGGTTAATGCTCGAGGATGAGCTCAAGGATGTCGCACGTGAAATTCCAGT GTTTGGGGTCATTGAAGGTACATGGATTATAGGGATTATTGATGAAATCCGAATGCACATGGATGGCATTTCAGTTCAACCCATCCTGATAGATACAAAGACACGTGCCAAGCCAACAATTCCCTCGGAACCACAAAAAAGAAATGGAAG GCTACAGCTGATGTGTTACAAATATCTATGGGACAGTTTGATTGCCAAGAAATTTCCAGCAGAAAATTTCTTTAGCTATTTTGATCTGGACCCCAACTACTTGTTATCAGATCATATCAAGTGGTACACTAACTCACTGGGAGTCAATGCAAAG ACCCTTGAAGATGTAGTGAAATATTTCAAGATTACCTGCCATTCTCTAGGATGTTTGCGATCTCGAGAACAACTGCTCCTGAG ATATGAATTTCAGGAAGATCATTCCCTGCTTGATGAATACCAGTTCACTTATGATGCTAAGTGGTTCAAGGATCAAATCCAGGGAGTCCTCAGCTTCTGGCAAGGATCACGGGAACCTAGATTTGTGACTGAAGAGGAGAGGTGGAAATGCGATAACAGTATCTGCAAATTTGCACCAATTTGCCCGATGATTGCTTCCTCATCAAAGCGTTGA
- the LOC120664116 gene encoding protein IQ-DOMAIN 1-like has product MGKKGKWFGAVKKVFSPESKEKKEERQRRKSAASNPTPRDLTPSTSLEVNVSVPPPPAPPALHQIEEIRAPEAEQEQSKHVTVEEAPAAPAQASVLPPGVPSEELAAIKIQTAFRGYLARRALRALRGLVRLKSLVEGDSIRRQSASTLRCMQTLSRVQSQIRSRRAKMSEENQALQRQLLLKQELENFRMGENWDDSTQSKEQIEASLISRQEAAIRRERALAYAFSHQWKSTSRSVNPMFVDPNNLQWGWSWLERWMAAKPWEGCNGADKESNIDRGSVKSMSLNLGEGEITKAFNRRDSKPEKPSPPTPKLTRPASRQSPSTPSAKVAPIPARRKSATPKNGLSHVDDDARSVFSVQSERPRRHSIATSTVQDNESLASSPSLPSYMVPTESARAKSRLQGSALTNGAETPEKGSSAGPVKKRLSFQGGTAAASPMRRHSGPPKVDSVVKDIVAPPQPEALVINGGSK; this is encoded by the exons ATGGGGAAGAAGGGCAAGTGGTTCGGCGCGGTCAAGAAAGTGTTCAGCCCTGAAtccaaggagaagaaggaggag AGGCAGAGGAGGAAATCAGCAGCTAGCAACCCTACTCCACGAGATCTGACCCCGTCGACCTCCTTGGAAGTCAATGTTTCGGTGCCACCCCCTCCAGCTCCTCCGGCCCTTCACCAGATTGAGGAAATCAGGGCCCCTGAAGCTGAGCAGGAGCAGAGCAAGCACGTCACCGTAGAGGAGGCTCCTGCTGCCCCTGCACAGGCGTCGGTGCTGCCACCTGGTGTGCCAAGTGAAGAGCTTGCTGCAATCAAGATTCAGACTGCCTTCCGAGGTTACCTG GCAAGGAGGGCACTGCGAGCGCTGCGGGGCCTTGTTCGATTGAAATCATTGGTTGAGGGTGATTCAATTAGGCGTCAATCTGCAAGCACTCTTCGCTGTATGCAGACTCTATCGCGGGTGCAGTCACAAATACGTTCTAGGAGAGCAAAGATGTCTGAGGAGAACCAGGCCCTTCAGCGCCAGCTCCTACTGAAGCAGGAACTGGAGAATTTCAGG ATGGGTGAGAACTGGGATGACAGCACTCAATCCAAAGAGCAAATCGAGGCAAGCCTAATAAGCAGGCAAGAGGCAGCGATTAGAAGAGAAAGAGCGCTTGCATATGCATTTTCACATCAG TGGAAGAGCACTTCGAGATCTGTCAACCCAATGTTTGTAGACCCAAACAACTTGCAGTGGGGCTGGAGCTGGTTGGAGCGCTGGATGGCTGCAAAACCTTGGGAGGGCTGCAATGGGGCTGATAAGGAGAGCAACATTGACCGTGGATCTGTTaagagcatgagcttgaacctTGGAGAGGGTGAGATCACAAAAGCTTTCAACCGCCGGGACTCAAAGCCAGAAAAGCCATCACCGCCAACTCCAAAACTGACCCGTCCAGCCTCCAGGCAATCCCCTTCGACGCCCTCTGCTAAAGTAGCGCCAATACCTGCTAGGAGAAAATCCGCCACGCCAAAGAATGGGCTTTCACATGTGGATGACGATGCGAGAAGTGTGTTCAGTGTGCAGTCTGAGCGACCAAGGAGGCACAGTATAGCCACCTCGACTGTGCAGGACAATGAGAGTCTCGCAAGCTCCCCATCACTCCCAAGTTACATGGTTCCCACAGAATCTGCAAGGGCGAAGTCTCGTCTCCAGGGATCAGCATTGACTAATGGTGCAGAGACACCGGAGAAAGGAAGCTCTGCTGGACCGGTCAAGAAAAGGTTGTCATTTCAAGGTGGAACAGCGGCTGCCTCACCAATGCGACGGCATTCTGGTCCTCCCAAGGTGGACAGTGTGGTGAAGGATATTGTTGCCCCACCACAGCCAGAGGCCTTGGTGATCAATGGTGGAAGCAAGTGA
- the LOC120664118 gene encoding exonuclease V, chloroplastic-like isoform X1 → MSLGPDPQPPPPPPPSPMHSFPSAAPRQELPVEVVSDEEMAFIDAALTAAAAGARPLVSSTAHRAAAQLSCATYSAAGGDIEDSPVPRRSLLARFRERRALAITDITATEWCEKQMEFVLEHGKPERTEAMKAGSERHAQLEQAVVERVEVTIRSAEELWAVKFINFIMGTNQLMFEGMTREIPVIGFVEGSWMVGIIDEIRMPIDGISFQPILVDTKTRVRPTIPSEAQKRNGRLQLMCYKYLWDSLIAEKFPAENFFSYFDLDPNYLLSDNVKQYISSLGFNAKTFEDVLKYFEATCHTLPQSGESLLLRYELQSDHSLLEEYQFTCDARWFKDQIQEVLSFWQGSREPKFVTEEERWKCSFCKFASKCPMIASTSSC, encoded by the exons ATGTCTCTCGG GCCGGACCCacagccccctcctcctcctcctccatctccaatGCATTCCttcccctccgccgcgccgcgccaggAGCTCCCCGTGGAGGTCGTCAGTGACGAGGAGATGGCGTTCATTGACGCTGCGCTGACCGCCGCTGCAGCGGGAGCCCGCCCCCTCGTCTCCTCAaccgcccaccgcgccgccgcccagctctCCTGCGCGACCTACTCCGCCGCCGGTGGCGATATTGAGGACTCCCCTGTGCCGCGGAGGTCGCTTCTCGCCCGGTTCCGGGAGCGCCGCGCGCTCGCCATCACCGATATTACTGCAACG GAATGGTGCGAGAAACAGATGGAGTTCGTGCTCGAACACGGAAAGCCGGAGAGGACCGAGGCCATGAAGGCAGGTTCGGAACGCCATGCGCAGCTCGAGCAAGCG GTTGTTGAAAGAGTGGAAGTCACCATTAGATCTGCGGAAGAATTATGGGCAGTAAAATTCATCAACTTCATCATGGGAACAAACCAGTTAATGTTCGAGGGCATGACACGGGAAATTCCAGT GATTGGGTTTGTTGAAGGTTCATGGATGGTAGGGATCATTGATGAAATCCGAATGCCCATTGATGGCATTTCATTTCAACCCATTCTTGTagatacaaagacacgtgtcaGGCCAACAATTCCCTCAGAAGCACAAAAAAGAAATGGAAG GCTCCAGCTGATGTGTTACAAATATCTGTGGGACAGTTTAATTGCTGAGAAATTTCCAGCAGAGAATTTCTTCAGCTATTTTGACCTGGACCCCAACTACTTGTTGTCAGATAATGTCAAGCAGTACATTAGCTCACTGGGATTCAATGCAAAG ACCTTTGAAGACGTGTTGAAATATTTCGAGGCTACCTGCCATACTCTACCACAGTCCGGAGAATCGCTGCTATTGAG ATATGAACTACAGTCAGACCATTCCCTGCTTGAAGAATACCAGTTCACTTGTGATGCTAGGTGGTTCAAGGATCAGATCCAGGAAGTCCTAAGCTTTTGGCAAGGATCACGGGAACCTAAATTTGTCACTGAAGAGGAGAGGTGGAAATGCAGTTTCTGCAAATTTGCGTCAAAATGCCCGATGATAGCTTCCACATCAAGTTGTTGa
- the LOC120664118 gene encoding exonuclease V, chloroplastic-like isoform X2, protein MHSFPSAAPRQELPVEVVSDEEMAFIDAALTAAAAGARPLVSSTAHRAAAQLSCATYSAAGGDIEDSPVPRRSLLARFRERRALAITDITATEWCEKQMEFVLEHGKPERTEAMKAGSERHAQLEQAVVERVEVTIRSAEELWAVKFINFIMGTNQLMFEGMTREIPVIGFVEGSWMVGIIDEIRMPIDGISFQPILVDTKTRVRPTIPSEAQKRNGRLQLMCYKYLWDSLIAEKFPAENFFSYFDLDPNYLLSDNVKQYISSLGFNAKTFEDVLKYFEATCHTLPQSGESLLLRYELQSDHSLLEEYQFTCDARWFKDQIQEVLSFWQGSREPKFVTEEERWKCSFCKFASKCPMIASTSSC, encoded by the exons atGCATTCCttcccctccgccgcgccgcgccaggAGCTCCCCGTGGAGGTCGTCAGTGACGAGGAGATGGCGTTCATTGACGCTGCGCTGACCGCCGCTGCAGCGGGAGCCCGCCCCCTCGTCTCCTCAaccgcccaccgcgccgccgcccagctctCCTGCGCGACCTACTCCGCCGCCGGTGGCGATATTGAGGACTCCCCTGTGCCGCGGAGGTCGCTTCTCGCCCGGTTCCGGGAGCGCCGCGCGCTCGCCATCACCGATATTACTGCAACG GAATGGTGCGAGAAACAGATGGAGTTCGTGCTCGAACACGGAAAGCCGGAGAGGACCGAGGCCATGAAGGCAGGTTCGGAACGCCATGCGCAGCTCGAGCAAGCG GTTGTTGAAAGAGTGGAAGTCACCATTAGATCTGCGGAAGAATTATGGGCAGTAAAATTCATCAACTTCATCATGGGAACAAACCAGTTAATGTTCGAGGGCATGACACGGGAAATTCCAGT GATTGGGTTTGTTGAAGGTTCATGGATGGTAGGGATCATTGATGAAATCCGAATGCCCATTGATGGCATTTCATTTCAACCCATTCTTGTagatacaaagacacgtgtcaGGCCAACAATTCCCTCAGAAGCACAAAAAAGAAATGGAAG GCTCCAGCTGATGTGTTACAAATATCTGTGGGACAGTTTAATTGCTGAGAAATTTCCAGCAGAGAATTTCTTCAGCTATTTTGACCTGGACCCCAACTACTTGTTGTCAGATAATGTCAAGCAGTACATTAGCTCACTGGGATTCAATGCAAAG ACCTTTGAAGACGTGTTGAAATATTTCGAGGCTACCTGCCATACTCTACCACAGTCCGGAGAATCGCTGCTATTGAG ATATGAACTACAGTCAGACCATTCCCTGCTTGAAGAATACCAGTTCACTTGTGATGCTAGGTGGTTCAAGGATCAGATCCAGGAAGTCCTAAGCTTTTGGCAAGGATCACGGGAACCTAAATTTGTCACTGAAGAGGAGAGGTGGAAATGCAGTTTCTGCAAATTTGCGTCAAAATGCCCGATGATAGCTTCCACATCAAGTTGTTGa